In Fructilactobacillus cliffordii, a single genomic region encodes these proteins:
- a CDS encoding helix-turn-helix transcriptional regulator — protein sequence MKTFIKDENEFSKTVIRNGMNYALLAKKVGITRPYLSNIVHGSSVGSVTAGKIAKALNAHFEDIFFTQSVDKNCTKNEIKKVM from the coding sequence ATGAAAACATTCATTAAAGACGAAAATGAGTTTTCAAAAACTGTCATCCGAAATGGAATGAACTATGCTTTATTAGCTAAAAAGGTTGGTATTACTAGACCTTATTTGTCTAACATCGTCCATGGTTCTAGTGTAGGAAGCGTAACTGCTGGTAAAATTGCAAAAGCCTTAAACGCTCATTTTGAGGATATTTTTTTTACTCAATCCGTTGACAAAAATTGTACAAAAAATGAAATAAAGAAGGTGATGTAG
- a CDS encoding DUF2829 domain-containing protein — MTIIEATKQAMEKNCGMTRPYRGHVFGYVKPTNGSLSHYILVGLDSDGNLDGHANKFWNPTADDILADNWELFEEE, encoded by the coding sequence ATGACAATCATTGAAGCAACAAAGCAAGCAATGGAAAAGAATTGTGGAATGACAAGACCATATCGGGGTCATGTGTTTGGATATGTAAAACCAACCAACGGAAGTTTATCCCATTATATTTTGGTTGGCCTAGATTCTGACGGAAATCTTGATGGACATGCAAACAAATTTTGGAATCCGACTGCGGATGACATTTTGGCAGATAACTGGGAATTATTTGAGGAGGAATAA